TCGAGGCCCAGCGGACGCGGATCCGGTACCACGGGCTCCTGGAGGACATGCACCGCACGGAGGCCGACATGCGCGAGGCCGGCTTCACCGACGAGGAGATCGCCCGGGAGCTGGTCGACATGCGGAACCAGGCGAAGGAGATCACCCGCGCGGGCATGAGTCCGGAGGAGGTCCGCATCCTGGAGGAGCGGAACCTCGCCAAGTACGGCAACCCGCTCGGCCCGAACGCGGACCAGCTGTACGCCAAGTACGGCTCGTGGCAGCAGGTCATCGACGCCTCGATGCGTACGAGCTACGCCGTCGACCGCGAGCTCAGCCTCGAGTACCGCCCCTGCCCCGTCTGACGGGCTCGTCGGGAGCGCACCCCGGACATGCCGAAGGGCCCCACCGCGAACGGTGGGGCCCTTCGACAAAGTGAGACTGTGAACAGAGCGGAGCTCGGCGTCTTTCTGCCTTACTTGCCGGTGTCCGGTCCGTACCACTGAAGGGCCTGGCCGGTGACCGCCGCGATGCATTCGAAGTCGCGGTCGCAGTGCAGGAGCGTCAGCCCTTGCAGTTCCGCCGTAGCGGCCACGACCAGATCCACGGCTCCGGCGCTGCGGTGCTGTCCTCGCTTGGTGAGCGCTTCCTGTACCTGCCAGGCGCGGCCGTAGGCGCGGTCATCGACCGGCACCCATCCGAAGAGCAGGCGCATGTCCTCGATGCCTTGAGCGCGGTCTGCCGCGGAGCGGGCGCTGTAGAAGAATTCGAGCTCCGTGATCGGGCACGTCGCGATGAGTCCGGCGGCGGCTGCCTGGTCCCAGCCGAACTGCTCGGCGTCGGTGCGCATGAAGCGTGCCAGGGCGCTGGTGTCGATCAGGAACTGCGCGGCGTTCACCGACGGTAATCGCCCTTCTCCTGGAAGAGCTCCAGGTCGAAGGCGCCGTCGGCGGAGGCCGCGCGCAGTCGGGCGAGTGCGAGCGCCCTCCGCCGGTTTTCGAGTACCTCGCGCAGCGCGGTGTTGACCGTCTCCTTCTTGGTGCTGGTGCCGAGTGCTCGGGCGACATCGGCCAGCAGCTCGTCGTCGAGGTCGATCACGGTTCGACTCATGGGGCATCCCTCCTGATATCACCTGTGCCATCAAATATATCTCGATGGATGTCCGGTGTCCCGGCTTCCTCGGGGAGTGATGCCGCCGCTCCTCGGCGTGGGCGTACGCCAGGTCGTCTGCCTACGCCGGCATGACACCGTGGATGCGGGAGAGCGTGAAGACGCGTTCGGCGTCGCGTAGGTGGCACCACGCTTCCAGGTAGGGCGGGTCGAGTTCGAGGCGGCCGAGGGTGCGCACGGTGCGGCTGCCCGAGGCGGCGACGTACTCGACGGTGATGGCCGCGCCCGTGGTGATGGCGTGGGCGAGTTGGCGGACGTCCGTGTACGTCAGCTGCTTTGCGTATCCGGCGACGATCTCCTCGGTGTCCGTGCCGAAGGGGACTCCGTTGCCGGAGGGGTCGGGCTTCGGAGCGGTCGGCGGGGTGGCCAGCAGTCGGACCGCCAGGCCGAAGGAGTCGACTGCGGCAGGCGCCTCCGCCGCTCGGTGTGCCGAGCGTCCGGTGCCGGCCTTCGTGGTGGGCTTCCGAGGGGCAGGAACGGCGGCGGCCCGTCGAGGCGGCACCTTCTCGATGCGTACGGTCCCGTCCGTGCCCTCGGCGACGGGCGCATAGCCCTGGTCCCGGAGCGCGGCGAGGGTCTTGTCGGGCGAGCTGCCGCTGACGAGCACCGTCGGGGCGAGCTGCCGCAGCCCGAGCGCGGCGAGTGCCCGGTGGGCGGCGAGCTCGGCCAGGAGCGCGGGTTCGTCGCTGTGGATGACGCAGGCGGCGGGGGCGACGCGCATACGGCCGTGACGGCGGGCGGCGTCGGCGACGAGATAGGACAGGGGCTGCGGCAGGGGGCCGTCGGCGACGGCGGTCAGCTCGGCCGAGATCTCGTCCGGAGCGCGACCGGTGTCCAGGGCGCGGCGGACGCTGTCGCCGCTGAAGCGCCATACCGAGGCCGTGCCGCTGGTCTCCCGGTCGGCGGTCGAGTCCAGGAGCTCGGCCAGGCGTGCGGAGGGCGTACCGGTGACGATGGCGGTGAGGTCGCCACCGAACCGGGCTGTTCTCGTGGCCTCCGGCAGCAGCCGTCGACATGCGACGGCCAGTTCCTCCCGGTCACCGGTCACCAGGGCCGCACCGAGCCGGGTGAGAGCGCCTCGGGCGATGACGCCCGTCAGCTCGGCCTCGCGGACCGTCGCGGCGAAGGGCGTCTCGTCGTGGGACGACGGATGAGCGAGCGGACGGTGCCAGGCGACGAGCGGACCCAGATCGGTGCCGACCTGCACACCCTGACCCTCGGGAAGCGCTGCCGCCCCTGCGAGCAGCCCGCGCCGGGCCTGCAGGCAGGCGCTGCAGCGAGGGGCCCCGGCCGCGACAGGAAGCGACTTGTCGTCCTCGTCGCGGGACTGCGAGGGAGTGAACTGCAGGTTCCACCATGCGTGGAGCAGGTCGACGAACTGCGCTGCCGGTTCCTGCACCGCCCAGGTGTCGTACACCGCGGTGGGTGCGATGCGGTCGCCGTCGGCGCCCAGCAACCCGACCGAGTAGGCGATCTCCAGGGTGATGCGTACCACCGCGTCGTCGGCCTGCGCGGCCTTGCCGATCCGCCCCAGTTCACGCGCGCCGATCCCGCCGGACTTCAGCCGGGCCGGTGGAGCCGCCGAGCAGGCGGACAGGACCGAGGCGGCGTGGGCAGCGAACGCCGTGGCCGCCGCCGCTGCCTCCCGTTCCACCTCCACCGCGGGGACGGGCACCAGCTCCGCCACGGGCGGTACGGGATCGAACGGCGCACGCCAGTCCGGCCCGCGCAGCGCGAGTGTCACTTCGGCGGGCATGCGGGCCGGCCCGTATCCGTGGCGGTTGCGGATCAGGAACCCCCTGTCCAGGGCCCATCGCTCACCCGGCGGGACATCGGTCGTGGGAGCTCCGAACACGACGAATTCCGTGTGCTGAGGTGCGGACTTCGCTCGTCGCTCCAGCAGCCGCCGGGCGGCCGAAGGGGCCTTCGCGATCACCGCGGCGACGTGTTGCGGATCGCCATGGTGTTCCAGGACAGCGGCCGTGCGCTGCTGCCTGGTGCCGGGCGGCTTGATGCCCAGTGCCACGAGCATGCCGCGCAGCTCCTCGGAGGTCACGCCTTCCAGCAGCTCCTCCAGCGGTGCGTCCAGCCCGAGAGGCGCGTCCCACGCCTGCCGCAAGGGGGCGGCCATGTGGAGGTTCCCGTCGCCGTCCGGCCAGACCAGTGCGTGATCGGCCAGAGCCTCCAGAACGGCGTCCAGTTCCCGAGCGGCAGTGGGTGCCGTCGCTCCCAGCGCCCTCGCCAGGGCGCCGCGCGACAGGGGAGTTCCCGAGGCGGCCAGGGCCTCGGCCACTTGGAGGCAGGGCAGCGGTAGCTGTGGCAGGACGAGCGCCACCGAGCCTGGCCGCAGAAGACGTTCCGCCGACTCCTCCATGGAACGTGGCTCCGGCGGCGCCACGGCGTCCTTCCGTATCCCGAGTACGTGCGACAGCCGTGGGGCGTCGAGGCCGGCCAGCCAGGCCGTCAGCGTGGATCGGGACGTCATGGGGAGCACCTCGCGAGGCCGGGAAGCACGGCGGGGGACCGGAGCGGTCCCGAGCGGAGCCAAGAATCGCGCATTCGATGGGTCCACCGTCGCCACTCGGCGGGGAGTTCACCCGCAGAGGGCGGGCTGTCGATGGAGCTGGAGTGCGGGCGATCCTGGCGCGCCGTACGAGATGTCGTGAATGCCCGAGATAAACGAGACGGGAACTGAGACCAGGACGTGCCGAAGGGCCCCATCGCGAACGGTGGGGCCCTTCGACAAATTGCCCGGTGAGAGCAATGGCGGAGGATACGAGATTCGAACTCGTGAGGGGTTGCCCCCAACACGCTTTCCAAGCGTGCGCCCTAGGCCACTAGGCGAATCCTCCGGTCGGAACATTACATGACCGAGGAGGGTGCTCGCGAACTCGATCCGATCAGGGTCCGGAGAGATCGGTACGGGGGTCGGCGTGGGGGTCGGCGCGGGGCCCGGAGGGCGAGGCGGGCGGGAGTCAGTGGGGAGGCCGGAGAGAGGGCCGGGCGGGAGGCCGGAGAGGGTGTCGGGCAGGCGGCCGAGAGGGGAGTCGGAGAGGGGGTGGTCGTGGGGGTCCCGGGATCGGGTACGCTGGGCGGAGCCCCTCACGCGGCGCTATCTGACTGAACTCCCCCAGGGCCGGAAGGCAGCAAGGGTAGGTTGGCTCTGGCGGGTGCGTGGGGGGCGCTTGCGTTCCCGGATCGGGGCGCGTGGGCCGGGGTGCGGAAGCGGTCCCGGCCGGGTTCTGCCCGGTGGTTTTTCCCGGGTTGTCGGTGGGCGCCTATAACCTCGTATACGTGTCGTCTCTCGCGCTGTACCGCCGCTATCGCCCCGAGTCCTTCGCCGAGGTCATCGGGCAGGAGCATGTCACCGACCCGTTGCAGCAGGCCCTGCGGAACAACCGGGTCAATCACGCGTACCTGTTCAGCGGGCCTCGCGGGTGCGGAAAGACGACCAGTGCGCGGATTCTGGCCCGGTGCCTGAACTGCGAGCAGGGTCCGACCCCGACGCCCTGCGGCGAGTGCCAGTCCTGCCGCGACCTCGCGCGGAACGGGCCGGGTTCGATCGACGTCATCGAGATCGACGCCGCGTCCCACGGTGGTGTGGACGACGCCCGTGACCTGCGGGAGAAGGCCTTCTTCGGGCCCGCCTCCAGCCGGTACAAGATCTACATCATCGACGAGGCCCACATGGTCACCTCGGCGGGCTTCAACGCCCTCCTGAAGGTGGTCGAGGAGCCGCCGGAGCACCTCAAGTTCATCTTCGCCACGACCGAGCCCGAGAAGGTCATCGGGACCATCCGGTCGCGGACCCACCACTACCCCTTCCGCCTCGTGCCGCCCGGCACCCTGCGGGAGTACCTCGGCCAGGTCTGCGGGCAGGAGGGCACCCCCGTCGAGGACGGCGTGCTGCCGCTCGTCGTCCGCGCCGGCGCCGGGTCCGTGCGTGACTCGATGTCCGTGATGGACCAGTTGCTCGCCGGTGCCGCCGACGACGGTGTGACGTACGCCATGGCGACCTCCCTCCTCGGGTACACGGACGGCTCCCTGCTCGACTCGGTGGTGGACTCCTTCGCCGCCGGTGACGGCGCCGCCGCCTTCGAGGTCGTCGACCGGGTCATCGAGGGCGGCAACGACCCCCGGCGGTTCGTCGCCGACCTCCTGGAGCGGCTGCGCGACCTGGTGATCCTGGCCGCCGTGCCCGACGCCGCCGAGAAGGGGCTCATCGACGCCCCGGTCGACGTCATCGAGCGCATGCAGGCCCAGGCGTCCGTCTTCGGCGCCGCCGAGCTCAGCCGCGCGGCCGACCTGGTCAACACGGGCCTGACCGAGATGCGCGGTGCCACCTCGCCCCGGCTGCAGCTGGAGCTGATCTGCGCCCGCGTGCTGCTGCCCGCCGCCTTCGACGACGAGCGTTCCTTCCAGGCGCGCCTCGACCGCCTGGAGCGCGGGGTCGCGTCCGGCGTCGGCCCCGGTGCCGGGCCCGTCTTCACGCCGGCGCCGCCGTCGCCCGCGATGGCGTACGTGCCCGGGCCCGATGCCCATACCCCGATGGCCCCGCCCCCGCCCGCCCCGGCACCCGCGCAGCCCGCCCCCGCCCCGGTGGCGGCTGCCCCCGCCCCCGCCGCCGAGCCCGCCCCCGCGCAGGCCCAGCCCGCCGCGCCCCGGCCCGGTGCCTGGCCCGGAGCCGCCGCGCCCGGCAGTGGTGCGCCCGGCGCCTGGCCCGGTGCTGCCGCCCCGGCCGCCCAGCCCGCGCAGGCCCCGGCGCCCGCCGCCCCCGCCCCCGTACACGCGCAGCCCGCGCCGCAGGCCCCCGCACCCGCCGCGGGCGGTGGCGGCGGTGACACGGCGCAGGTGCGGAACCTGTGGCCGCAGATCCTCGAAGCCGTCAAGAACAAGCGCCGCTTCACCTGGATCCTGCTCAGTCAGAACGCGCAGGTGGCCGGCTTCGACGGCACCACCCTCCAGCTCGGCTTCCTCAACGCCGGCGCCCGGGACAACTTCGCGAGCAGCGGCAGCGAGGAGGTCCTGAAGCAGGCCCTCGCCGAGCAGTTCAACGTGCAGTGGCGGGTCGAGGCGATCATCGACCCGTCGGGTGGCGCCGCGCCGCCGCCCGCCGCCGCCAACTTCGGCGGTGGCCGCCCGGCCGCCCCCGCCTTCCAGCAGGCCCCGCCGACCGCACCCGTACAGGCGCAGTCCGCCCCGGCCGCCGCCTTCCCGCAGGCGTCCGCCCCCGGCTTCGCCCCCGCTCCGGCGCAGGCCCCCGCGCCGGAGTACGCGCCGCCCGCGCCGCAGCCCGTGGCGCCCGAGGACGACGTGCCGGAGGAGGACGATCCCGACCTCGTCGACTCGGCCCTTTCCGGGCACGACCTGATCGTGCGCGAGCTCGGAGCCACCGTTGTGGAGGAATACACGAACGACTAGGGCCGTCTCGCTCGGTGGCCCGCACAAGGGGCATCCCGCCCCGCGGGCTACTCTGGCAGGCGTGAAGGTCCTCGTCATCGGCGGCGGCGCCCGCGAACACGCCCTGTGCCGCTCTCTCTCCCTCGATCCCGACGTCACCGCTCTGCACTGCGCGCCCGGCAACGCCGGAATCGCGGAGGTCGCCGAGCTGCACCCCGTCGACCAGCTGGACGGCGAAGCCGTCGCGCGCCTCGCCACCGAGCTCGGTGCCGAGCTGGTCGTCGTCGGCCCGGAGGCCCCGCTCGTCGCGGGTGTCGCCGACGCCGTCCGCGCGGTCGGCATCCCCGTCTTCGGCCCCTCGCGGGAGGCGGCGCAGCTGGAGGGCTCCAAGGCGTTCGCCAAGGACGTCATGGCCGGCGCCGGTGTGCCGACCGCCCGCAGCTACGTCTGCACCACCCCCGAGGAGATCGACGAGGCGCTCGACGCCTTCGGCGCTCCGTACGTCGTCAAGGACGACGGCCTCGCCGCCGGCAAGGGCGTCGTGGTCACCGACGACGTCGAGCAGGCCCGGGCGCACGCCCTCGCCTGCGACCGCGTGGTCATCGAGGAGTACCTCGACGGCCCCGAGGTGTCCCTCTTCGCCATCACCGACGGTGTCACCGTCCTCCCGCTCCGGCCCGC
Above is a genomic segment from Streptomyces sp. NBC_00094 containing:
- a CDS encoding PIN domain nuclease yields the protein MNAAQFLIDTSALARFMRTDAEQFGWDQAAAAGLIATCPITELEFFYSARSAADRAQGIEDMRLLFGWVPVDDRAYGRAWQVQEALTKRGQHRSAGAVDLVVAATAELQGLTLLHCDRDFECIAAVTGQALQWYGPDTGK
- a CDS encoding type II toxin-antitoxin system VapB family antitoxin; this translates as MSRTVIDLDDELLADVARALGTSTKKETVNTALREVLENRRRALALARLRAASADGAFDLELFQEKGDYRR
- a CDS encoding helicase-associated domain-containing protein; the encoded protein is MTSRSTLTAWLAGLDAPRLSHVLGIRKDAVAPPEPRSMEESAERLLRPGSVALVLPQLPLPCLQVAEALAASGTPLSRGALARALGATAPTAARELDAVLEALADHALVWPDGDGNLHMAAPLRQAWDAPLGLDAPLEELLEGVTSEELRGMLVALGIKPPGTRQQRTAAVLEHHGDPQHVAAVIAKAPSAARRLLERRAKSAPQHTEFVVFGAPTTDVPPGERWALDRGFLIRNRHGYGPARMPAEVTLALRGPDWRAPFDPVPPVAELVPVPAVEVEREAAAAATAFAAHAASVLSACSAAPPARLKSGGIGARELGRIGKAAQADDAVVRITLEIAYSVGLLGADGDRIAPTAVYDTWAVQEPAAQFVDLLHAWWNLQFTPSQSRDEDDKSLPVAAGAPRCSACLQARRGLLAGAAALPEGQGVQVGTDLGPLVAWHRPLAHPSSHDETPFAATVREAELTGVIARGALTRLGAALVTGDREELAVACRRLLPEATRTARFGGDLTAIVTGTPSARLAELLDSTADRETSGTASVWRFSGDSVRRALDTGRAPDEISAELTAVADGPLPQPLSYLVADAARRHGRMRVAPAACVIHSDEPALLAELAAHRALAALGLRQLAPTVLVSGSSPDKTLAALRDQGYAPVAEGTDGTVRIEKVPPRRAAAVPAPRKPTTKAGTGRSAHRAAEAPAAVDSFGLAVRLLATPPTAPKPDPSGNGVPFGTDTEEIVAGYAKQLTYTDVRQLAHAITTGAAITVEYVAASGSRTVRTLGRLELDPPYLEAWCHLRDAERVFTLSRIHGVMPA
- a CDS encoding DNA polymerase III subunit gamma and tau, encoding MSSLALYRRYRPESFAEVIGQEHVTDPLQQALRNNRVNHAYLFSGPRGCGKTTSARILARCLNCEQGPTPTPCGECQSCRDLARNGPGSIDVIEIDAASHGGVDDARDLREKAFFGPASSRYKIYIIDEAHMVTSAGFNALLKVVEEPPEHLKFIFATTEPEKVIGTIRSRTHHYPFRLVPPGTLREYLGQVCGQEGTPVEDGVLPLVVRAGAGSVRDSMSVMDQLLAGAADDGVTYAMATSLLGYTDGSLLDSVVDSFAAGDGAAAFEVVDRVIEGGNDPRRFVADLLERLRDLVILAAVPDAAEKGLIDAPVDVIERMQAQASVFGAAELSRAADLVNTGLTEMRGATSPRLQLELICARVLLPAAFDDERSFQARLDRLERGVASGVGPGAGPVFTPAPPSPAMAYVPGPDAHTPMAPPPPAPAPAQPAPAPVAAAPAPAAEPAPAQAQPAAPRPGAWPGAAAPGSGAPGAWPGAAAPAAQPAQAPAPAAPAPVHAQPAPQAPAPAAGGGGGDTAQVRNLWPQILEAVKNKRRFTWILLSQNAQVAGFDGTTLQLGFLNAGARDNFASSGSEEVLKQALAEQFNVQWRVEAIIDPSGGAAPPPAAANFGGGRPAAPAFQQAPPTAPVQAQSAPAAAFPQASAPGFAPAPAQAPAPEYAPPAPQPVAPEDDVPEEDDPDLVDSALSGHDLIVRELGATVVEEYTND